One stretch of Carassius carassius chromosome 18, fCarCar2.1, whole genome shotgun sequence DNA includes these proteins:
- the ppil4 gene encoding peptidyl-prolyl cis-trans isomerase-like 4, protein MAVLLETTLGDIVIDLYTEERPKASLNFLKLCKIKYYNYCLIHNVQKDFIVQTGDPTGTGRGGESVFGKLYGDQANYFEPEKMPRIKHRKKGTVSMVNNGSDQHGSQFLITTAENLDYLDGVHTVFGEVTEGLDVLSKINETFVDSNFIPYQDIRINHTVILDDPFDDPSGLPIPDRSPEPTKEQLDSGRIGADEVINDEGAKDAEELDELIKDKEAKTQAILLEMVGDLPDADIKPPEDVLFVCKLNPVTTDEDLEIIFSRFGPIKCCEIIRDWKTGESLCYAFIEFEKVEDCEKAFFKMDNVLIDDRRIHVDFSQSVSKIKWKGKGGKYTKEDFKAYEKDLDNKSKLALKDNVKAKQDSRYELLLDEDENERRKDDREKSDRKRHSDERAKDKKSKDRDESRREKDKGRQRSRSRDRERYKERERGWDKGREKEKQRDRGKERDSDHKRYRRDRSRSRSPKRSKY, encoded by the exons ATGGCGGTGTTGCTGGAAACAACGTTAGGAGACATCGTGATCGATTTATACACAGAAGAGAGACCGAAAG CATCACTGAACTTCCTGAAACTGTGCAAAATCAAATATTACAACTACTGTCTGATTCACAATGTTCAG AAAGATTTCATCGTTCAGACGGGTGACCCCACCGGCACGGGACGAGGAGGAGAGTCTGTGTTCGG TAAACTGTATGGCGATCAGGCAAACTATTTTGAACCGGAGAAGATGCCTAGGATCAAGCATAGAAAGAAAGGGACAGTGTCTATGGTGAACAACGGCAGTGACCAGCATGGATCTCAG TTTCTGATCACCACAGCAGAGAATCTGGATTATTTGGATGGTGTTCACACAGTGTTTGGAGAAGTCACGGAGGGTTTGGACGTGCTTTCTAAAATCAATGAGACCTTTGTCGACAGCAACTTCATCCCTTACCAGGACATCAG GATTAACCACACGGTGATTCTGGATGACCCGTTTGATGATCCCTCGGGCCTCCCGATCCCAGACAGGTCGCCTGAACCCACTAAAGAGCAGCTGGAT AGTGGTCGTATTGGAGCAGATGAAGTGATAAACGATGAAGGGGCGAAAGACGctgaggagctggatgaactgaTAAAGGACAAGGAAGCGAAGACACAAGCCATTTTACTGGAGATG GTGGGTGATCTGCCAGATGCAGATATTAAACCTCCAGAGGACGTGCTGTTTGTGTGTAAACTGAACCCAGTGACCACCGATGAAGATCTAGAGATCATCTTCTCACGTTTCGGACCCATTAAATG TTGTGAGATCATCAGAGACTGGAAAACAGGAGAATCTTTGTGCTATGCATTCATTGAGTTTGAAAAG GTGGAGGATTGTGAAAAAGCATTCTTCAAAATGGACAATGTCCTGATAGATGATCGTCGCATTCATGTGGACTTCAGCCAGTCAGTGTCGAAGATCAAATGGAAAGGCAAAG GTGGGAAGTATACCAAGGAAGATTTTAAAGCCTACGAGAAAGACCTGGACAACAAATCCAAGCTGGCTTTGAAAGACAATGTCAAAGCCAAGCAGGA CTCCCGTTATGAGCTTCTCTTAGATGAAGATGAGAATGAGAGAAGGAAGGACGACAGAGAGAAAAGTGACCGGAAACGACATTCAGATGAGAGAGCCAAGGataaaaagtcaaag GATCGTGATGAGAGTCGGAGAGAAAAGGATAAAGGCAGACAGCGTTCACGTTCAAGAGACCGAGAGAGATACAAGGAGCGCGAGAGGGGCTGGGACAAGGGAAGAGAAAAGGAGAAACAGAGAGACCGAGGCAAAGAGAGAGACAGCGATCACAAACGCTACAGACGAGATCGCAGCCGCAGTCGTAGCCCTAAGAGATCAAAGTATTAA